From the genome of Argentina anserina chromosome 4, drPotAnse1.1, whole genome shotgun sequence, one region includes:
- the LOC126791403 gene encoding protein JINGUBANG, with the protein MKLRSWLSATCSSHASTVSVPQPQPTYRKRHVVSDSGSSSDNPISSSSSDTCSTSLHSNLSLQTLPSVPSLQKLISEFNAANISVSHVCITSLISPRQITCLAVHHNLLYAAAGHEINVYDGADFSLLDSFNAHDPSSGSVKSVSFSDGKVFTAHQDCKIKVWEIIPGNNKRHKLVTTLPTVNDRLLRFALPKNYVTVRRHVKRLWIQHADAVTSIAVNNGLVYSVSWDKSLKIWRDSNLRCVESVKAHEDAVSSVAVAKDGTVYTGSADRRIRVWARPQDGKRHVLVTTLEKHKSAVNALALNEDGTVLFSGACDRSILVWEREDSANHMAVTGALRGHGKAILCLFNVGVFLLSGSADRTVRMWQRGEDGSYCCLGVLEGHVKPVKAVVAVMGEGGGDGDGVVSVVSGSLDGVVKVWRVSMV; encoded by the coding sequence ATGAAGCTCCGATCGTGGCTCTCCGCCACTTGCTCCTCCCACGCATCCACAGTCTCCGTCCCCCAACCCCAACCCACGTACCGAAAACGACACGTCGTCTCCGACTCCGGCAGCTCCTCCGACAACCCCATCAGCTCCTCCAGTAGCGACACCTGCAGCACCAGCCTCCACTCCAACCTCTCCCTCCAGACGCTGCCATCTGTCCCCTCCCTCCAGAAGCTCATCTCCGAATTCAACGCCGCGAACATCTCCGTCTCCCACGTCTGCATCACCTCCCTCATCTCCCCTCGCCAGATCACCTGCCTCGCAGTCCACCACAACCTCCTCTACGCCGCCGCCGGCCACGAAATCAACGTCTACGATGGGGCAGACTTCTCCCTCCTCGACTCGTTCAACGCTCACGATCCCTCCTCCGGGTCCGTAAAATCCGTGTCCTTTTCCGACGGCAAGGTTTTCACAGCTCACCAGGACTGTAAAATCAAAGTCTGGGAGATAATCCCGGGTAATAACAAACGCCACAAACTCGTGACGACTCTCCCAACCGTCAACGACCGTTTGCTCCGTTTCGCTCTCCCCAAGAACTACGTCACCGTACGCCGTCACGTGAAGCGCCTCTGGATCCAGCACGCCGACGCCGTCACCAGCATCGCCGTCAACAACGGTCTTGTGTACTCCGTCTCCTGGGATAAGAGCCTGAAGATTTGGCGGGACTCGAATCTCCGGTGCGTGGAGTCCGTGAAGGCGCACGAGGACGCCGTGAGCTCGGTGGCGGTGGCGAAGGACGGGACGGTGTACACCGGGTCGGCGGACCGTCGGATCCGGGTCTGGGCGAGGCCGCAAGACGGGAAGCGCCACGTGTTGGTGACGACGCTGGAGAAGCACAAGTCGGCGGTGAACGCTTTGGCGTTAAACGAGGACGGAACGGTGCTGTTCTCGGGGGCTTGTGACCGTTCGATCTTGGTGTGGGAGAGGGAGGACAGCGCGAACCACATGGCGGTCACCGGAGCGTTGAGGGGGCACGGGAAGGCGATACTGTGTTTGTTCAACGTCGGGGTTTTTCTGCTGAGTGGCTCGGCGGATCGGACGGTGAGGATGTGGCAGCGCGGGGAGGACGGGAGTTATTGCTGCTTGGGGGTTTTGGAGGGACATGTGAAACCGGTGAAGGCGGTGGTGGCGGTTATGGGAGAGGGTGGTGGCGATGGAGACGGCGTCGTTTCGGTTGTGAGTGGGAGTTTAGATGGAGTGGTGAAGGTGTGGCGTGTGTCGATGGTATGA